The Urbifossiella limnaea nucleotide sequence TGAGTTCGCCGTCACCCGGCCAGAGGCGGCGGCGGAAGTGGCCGGTGTACACGCCCGCCACCAGGTAAGCGGTGCCGGGCACGACGAGGCCCCACGCCGCCAGGAAGTGGAGGCTTCGTGCCCAGCTGTTCTGGTTGAGGGTCAGGTAGGTGCGGGTGGCGCTCACCGGCCCGTCGCCGTCCGGGGCGAACGCCCCGTGCACCTCCCAGCCGCCGTGTCGGTAGTTCCGGCTGATGGGCAACTCGAACAGCGCCGGCGTCAGGTCGTTCCCCGCGTCGCCCCAGTAGAGGCGGGGGTGGCACATCAGGATCACGTAGCCGCTGACGGTCAGCGACAGGAAGCTGACGGTCACGAGCCAGTGACAGACCCGGACCCACCCCGGGTGCCCGGTCGGTCGTGCCGGCTCGGGCTCAGTAGCGAGATCGGCCATGAGTGTCGAGCGACTCCTCGCTGCCGGGCGGCCCGTCCCGCCGGCACCGCATCAGACCCGGCCCGGCGACCCAAGTCAAGCGCCTGGGCACACCCGCGGCGCTCTCCACGACCACGGCTTCAGCCCCAGCATGCGGTCGAGGGAGTCGGC carries:
- a CDS encoding cytochrome b/b6 domain-containing protein → MADLATEPEPARPTGHPGWVRVCHWLVTVSFLSLTVSGYVILMCHPRLYWGDAGNDLTPALFELPISRNYRHGGWEVHGAFAPDGDGPVSATRTYLTLNQNSWARSLHFLAAWGLVVPGTAYLVAGVYTGHFRRRLWPGDGELTPGRLWRDAADHLRPWARPAGSGYGLLQKCAYSAVVFVALPVVVLSGLAMSPAITAGYPVLGRVFGGFQSARTVHYFAAVVLVLFLVVHTVMVVRSGFRRQVRAMTIGGTK